In a genomic window of Candidatus Manganitrophaceae bacterium:
- a CDS encoding EAL domain-containing protein, whose product MGEMIRVLIIEDSQEDVELLVAELIKGGYDPTFLVVDTAEKMDEALDRQSWDIVFSDYSMPHFNGAQALVLLKKRNPDLPFIFVSGTIGEDLAVAAMRKGANDYFIKGNLKRLVPMVERELDQVRLRRDHRQSEEMVKHLAYHDALTALPNRTLLQERLQAAIVAAEVGQYPMALLLMDLNRFKEINDTLGHHRGDFLLQQVGLLLSNILFEPNLVARLGGDEFAVLLPKLTDKEEVHAVAHKVLQALERPMIVEDLPIGVETGIGIAIYPDHGANAEMLLQRADVAMYIAKETGSGYTIYEDKLNQYSPRRLVLLGELRQAIERNELLLHFQPKVDLQARRVVGVEALARWQHPEHGFIPPNEFVIPAEKSGLIKPFTQWVLNAALRQCYSWQQQGIEINVAVNLSRRNLQDPQMPDLIAEMLSAYHLEPTCLGLEITESAIMADPANAVEVLNRLSRMGIKISIDDFGTGYSSLSSLTELPVSALKIDKSFILGMAQNKNAMIVRSTIGLAHHLGLNVVAEGVESGVLLEKLTAFGCDEAQGYFISRPIPAEELTRWLGESSWRSKWR is encoded by the coding sequence ATGGGTGAGATGATTCGGGTCTTGATCATTGAAGATTCTCAAGAGGATGTGGAACTGTTGGTCGCAGAGCTGATCAAGGGGGGGTATGATCCTACCTTCCTGGTCGTGGATACCGCAGAGAAGATGGACGAAGCATTGGACCGACAGTCCTGGGATATCGTTTTTTCCGATTACAGCATGCCGCATTTCAACGGCGCCCAAGCATTGGTGCTATTAAAAAAAAGAAATCCCGATCTGCCGTTTATATTCGTCTCCGGGACAATTGGAGAGGATTTGGCGGTCGCGGCGATGAGGAAAGGTGCCAATGACTACTTTATCAAAGGAAATTTGAAGCGCTTGGTCCCAATGGTGGAGCGAGAACTGGATCAGGTCCGATTGCGTCGAGATCACCGCCAGTCCGAGGAGATGGTGAAACACTTGGCGTATCATGACGCATTGACCGCCCTTCCTAACCGGACACTCCTCCAGGAACGACTGCAAGCGGCCATTGTCGCTGCCGAGGTCGGACAATATCCGATGGCCCTCTTGCTGATGGATTTGAATCGATTTAAGGAAATTAACGATACCCTCGGACATCATCGGGGGGATTTCCTCTTACAGCAGGTCGGCCTGCTACTATCCAATATCTTATTTGAACCGAATCTCGTCGCGAGGCTCGGCGGAGACGAGTTTGCAGTCCTCCTGCCGAAACTGACAGACAAAGAAGAGGTCCACGCGGTCGCTCATAAAGTGCTCCAAGCTTTGGAAAGACCGATGATAGTCGAGGATCTGCCCATCGGGGTAGAGACCGGGATCGGAATTGCGATCTATCCCGATCATGGCGCAAATGCTGAAATGCTGCTGCAGCGAGCCGACGTAGCGATGTATATCGCTAAAGAAACCGGAAGTGGCTATACGATTTATGAAGATAAGCTAAACCAATACAGCCCCCGTCGGCTTGTCCTTCTGGGAGAGTTGCGGCAAGCCATTGAAAGGAACGAGCTGCTGTTGCACTTCCAGCCTAAAGTAGACCTTCAGGCGCGCCGTGTGGTCGGCGTGGAGGCACTCGCCCGTTGGCAGCATCCGGAACACGGCTTTATTCCACCGAATGAATTTGTCATTCCTGCAGAGAAAAGTGGATTAATCAAACCTTTTACTCAGTGGGTTCTGAATGCCGCACTTCGACAGTGCTATTCCTGGCAACAGCAAGGGATCGAGATCAACGTCGCCGTCAACCTGTCACGGCGGAACCTCCAAGATCCGCAGATGCCGGACCTCATTGCAGAGATGTTATCGGCCTATCACCTTGAACCGACCTGTCTGGGATTGGAGATTACAGAAAGCGCCATCATGGCAGATCCCGCAAATGCAGTGGAAGTACTAAACCGCTTAAGCAGGATGGGAATTAAGATTTCGATCGATGACTTCGGTACCGGCTATTCATCCCTGTCTTCCCTGACGGAGCTACCGGTCAGCGCGCTTAAAATCGATAAATCCTTCATTTTAGGTATGGCTCAAAATAAGAATGCCATGATTGTGCGCTCGACGATTGGATTAGCCCATCATCTTGGCCTCAATGTCGTCGCCGAGGGGGTAGAGAGCGGTGTCCTATTGGAGAAGCTCACTGCCTTCGGTTGTGATGAAGCGCAAGGCTACTTTATCAGCCGGCCGATTCCCGCAGAGGAGTTGACCCGTTGGTTGGGTGAATCCTCGTGGCGATCAAAATGGCGTTAA